One genomic window of Motacilla alba alba isolate MOTALB_02 chromosome 3, Motacilla_alba_V1.0_pri, whole genome shotgun sequence includes the following:
- the ENPP5 gene encoding ectonucleotide pyrophosphatase/phosphodiesterase family member 5 yields the protein MLPQKRGQIPSTIAMSSYWKVLGIFLLSLPSALSLQPAQPRVLLVSFDGFRWDYIYRVPTPNFHHAMRNGVHVRQVTNVFITKTYPNHYTLVTGLYAEGHGIVANEMYDPVLNQTFSLNKMNTHNSKFWEEASPIWLTNQREGHKSGAAMWPGTDVKIHGVLPTHYMPYNESVPFEDRVAKLIEWFTSEEPINFGLLYWEQPDETGHILGPENPLMGAIISDIDRKLGYLISELKKAKLWDVINVIVTSDHGMSQSSSERLIELDQYVSRELYTVIDHSPAVAILPKEGKLDEVYEALANAHPNMTVYKKEQIPDRFHYKHNRKIQPILAVADKGWEIVHNKTDGFLLGNHGYDNTVPEMHPIFLAVGPAFKKNATKQFMNATDLYPLLCHLLGISPLPNNGSFNAVKDILAEKVPGARRADSYSTVVGVFLGSLLVLVFTAVFVKHFVLAQANSMQIRHTEAAQPLLQD from the exons ATGTTGCCTCAGAAGAGGGGACAGATACCTTCCACAATAGCCATGAGCAGTTATTGGAAAGTCCTGGGAATTTTCTTACTCTCTCTTCCAAGTGCTCTGTCtctccagccagcccagcccagagtgCTGCTGGTGTCGTTCGATGGCTTTCGGTGGGATTACATCTACAGAGTGCCCACTCCCAATTTCCACCATGCCATGAGGAACGGGGTGCACGTCAGGCAGGTGACGAACGTGTTCATCACGAAGACGTACCCCAACCACTACACCCTGGTGACCGGGCTCTATGCTGAGGGCCATGGCATCGTGGCTAACGAGATGTATGACCCTGTCCTGAACCAAACCTTCTCCCTGAACAAAATGAACACCCACAACTCCAAGTTCTGGGAAGAGGCCAGTCCAATATGGTTGACGAACCAGAGGGAAGGACACAAATCTGGTGCTGCTATGTGGCCTGGAACAGATGTGAAGATACATGGAGTCTTGCCTACACATTACATGCCCTACAATGAATCTGTTCCCTTTGAAGACAGGGTAGCAAAGCTCATTGAGTGGTTTACATCAGAAGAACCCATCAACTTTGGTCTCCTGTACTGGGAACAGCCTGACGAGACGGGACACATTCTGGGCCCAGAAAACCCACTTATGGGAGCGATCATCAGTGACATTGACAGAAAACTGGGATATCTCATTTCTGaactgaagaaagcaaagctgtgggATGTGATAAATGTCATAGTCACAAGTGATCACGGAATGTCACAGTCGTCCTCAGAAAGGCTCATCGAGCTTGATCAGTATGTGAGCAGAGAGCTCTATACAGTCATCGACCACTCCCCTGCAGTGGCCATTTTGCCAAAAGAAG GCAAACTGGATGAAGTATATGAAGCTTTGGCCAACGCTCATCCCAACATGACTGTATATAAAAAGGAGCAGATTCCAGATAGATTTCATTACAAACACAACCGTAAAATTCAGCCCATCTTAGCAGTGGCTGATAAAGGATGGGAAATTGTACATAACAAGACTGATGGTTTTCTAC TTGGTAATCATGGATATGACAACACTGTACCAGAAATGCATCCCATTTTTTTGGCAGTTGGGCCTGCTTTCAAAAAGAATGCCACCAAACAATTCATGAATGCTACGGACTTGTACCCCTTACTGTGCCATCTGCTTGGCATCAGCCCACTGCCCAACAATGGTTCCTTCAATGCTGTGAAGGATATACTTGCTGAGAAAGTTCCTGGAGCCCGTAGAGCAGATTCCTACTCCACTGTGGTAGGAGTCTTCCTGGGAAGCTTGCTTGTTCTGGTTTTTACTGCAGTTTTTGTTAAGCATTTTGTCCTTGCCCAAGCAAATTCCATGCAAATCCGACACACTGAAGCTGCCCAGCCACTGCTGCAAGATTAA